The sequence below is a genomic window from Silene latifolia isolate original U9 population chromosome 7, ASM4854445v1, whole genome shotgun sequence.
CACCGGACTAACACGTACAGCTCTAGCCCATGTCGTGGGCTATCCCTCCGTGCCTGTATACTGCTCAACAAGGATGGATCAATCCTTGGCAACTCCGGCCTCGTGGAAACCAACCGTCACAAAACTATTTCCCTTCTGTTCAGCTTGTGCCCGGTCAGACAGGTCAGACGTATGTCGCTACCACCAATGGCTTCGAGCCCATCACAATTGGGTCAAGCATCCCAAGCGATGACACTATCAACTCGAGGACATTAAATACTATATGGACACAGGCACCTCTTCACATTttacgtcacaagcttgtgacctctcacaaaaagggagagggggcaaggtggggcaccccccatgtgcttctcactcaccTCTCGATGGGCATTTTGTGAAAGGAAACGGtatctgtcacaagcttgtgacggatatcgcccgtcttcaatgagattttgtgcaattatattcacatcaaatTACTCTggaaaatgaaagtttttaatATTGTACCAAcactttttgtcttatttttggtTTCTTATATACAAACTTCAAATTCAAGCATTGAAAATTTTATCCAATGTCTCAAAACAAAGTCAACTCGAACAAACCAAATCTCCAAGGCCATAATCAGTTAATCACCCCTAGTAATCCATCATTCTCAACTATTCTACCGGCATACGTACGTGATAGTCGATTCAACAGATCGACAACTCCGAAACCTCAAGCTATAATCACTGTCCTAGATGTATCCTATGTTCAAGCAACTATACTAATTGGATTACACTTAATAACTTATTTGTTGATTCGATTACAAGATTAAATCCATAACCACCAACATCCCCTCTACTTAATACAAGCTTAATTTCCTCAACTAAATAACTTATCCGTCTGAACTGAACTGGATTTAATGGAGCTAAACTCAACTGaataaagctgaactgaactgaatagagctaaACTGAAAGGAAACTGAAATTTCTATACCTCTTGTACAAATTCACTGAATTAACTATGCACTAATTGGATTACACTTAATAACTTATTTGTCGATTGCGGAGTACAAGATTAAATCCATAACCACCAGAATCCCTCTACTTAATACAAGCTTAATTTCCTCCTCCGATCCGCCCTAATTTTCTCTATTATAAAATCGTCTCAAGTACATACAAGACTACTTAATTACCGTATTTGTGTTCGTAACTTACATGAACCACAAACAGGAACAAATAGGAGTAACTAAATCAAATAACCCAAGAATTAAAAGATCACATAGCAAATAAAGTCTGTAAATTAACAGGGGTAACGACGTCTGAGGAACCAGCCCAGAATTCCTTAGAAAATTGCTGGTTAGCCTTATCAGTAGTATGGGCTGCATCGAACCACAAATAATCGTTGGGATTACTACAAACCGAGAAGCTTTTGTCTTTCTTTTGGCAAGTGAAGTCTCCATGGTACCTTCCACTTCCGCAACATCCTGTTTGAGTCTCCTTGAAACCTATCATCATcaattttaaaaaatttaaaatccaTATTTTGTAGCTCGCTTCGAAAATTGATGTGGAAATCAACAGTCATTGTGGTAAAATGTGTTACCGAATGAGGTTTCTAAATGTTCTATTCTAGTAAATGGTGCAAACGTCTTAGTATCGATTCAATTTTACCGGGTCATTGGTCATCTTGGGTTATTTCGGTCAGGTTGGGTTAGGACTTATACGCTTGTATCAGTTATCgttttacacaaattcttgtttcagacggacatTTTTGGTTTTATTTGTCAGACGAATAAAATGTTTTCATTTTtgaagaaaatgtaaccaattaattcacaaaatgttatgactagatgTGTCATTTTTTAACctaaaaatgatgtgaacaataatggtaacatgttataaaaaaataacattttattataaaatgatgacatgttatccgtcttatttcagaccaaaagcaatggtcttaagaaaaacggaccgATCGTTTTAACCTCACTTTTTAGCCTCCGGTAGTTAGTGGCGGAGCCAAGATTCAAGTTTAGGGGGGCGAAGTGGTAATTATATAAgatacatttgaaaaaaaaaattggaacttttaactaaaaattccgaaaatttaaTCCGCCATGGTCAACTTTTACTAGCTCTATGTATAATTGTAAGAAATGACAGAGCGAGAGCAGGAAGTATAGTAGCAAACTATTAAAGCAGCCACAAACTCTTGTTTAAGACGGGTATTTCAGTCTTAAAGTGGGTCTCAACTCTCAACTATAAACTATTCAAATAGAAAGTTATTGACACTCTTTAATCATAAGACGGAATGACGGATATGCTCGTCTTAAGAGACACTAACGATAAATCACATGCTCTCTCACTTGCACACTCCTGTATTGGGTTTCACCTAAAAGTAAGATGCACATGAAATAGCACCAAAAGCCCTAAAACCCGGAGAGAACATTTACCATAGTTTACGCAAATCATAGAGTTTAGACTAAGTTTATCCAAGGTCTTAACATGGGTCTCAAGTTAAGATTTGATAGTGTCTTAAGCTAAGACTTGCAATAAAGTGAGTGAGATTTTGTTGGGTCTTAACTTGAGTCTTGGAAATCCAAGACTCATCTTAAGACCCATGAATAATGTTTGGTGAGGTGAAATGTGGGTCCTATTTATTGTAGTGGATGTTTTTTATGGGTTTTAATGCTTTTTGTGAGTCTTAAGGGATAAAGTAGAAAAATATAAGAGTTTGAATTGAgtcttaaaaataaaatatctcaCCTTAAGACTCGTATTTGAGTCTGAGGTAAGACCTGGATAAACTTAGCCTTATTACTCAACTAATTACTGAACTCAagattatttttttattaaaaaaaaatagttGGGGATTAGTGGGTGCCAGCTCAAGAAGGTCCACATAAAATTATATAAAGAAATAAAAGTAGGCAGCTCTATTATTAGCCCAACTTTAGATTTCATATGCACAATTGAACAACTTTTGTTCTACTTTATCCGTATCCACAAAAATGGAAGACCAACCCGTTCATTTTACGCAACGGTAGGACTTGAACCGCTGGCCACCGGGCTAACATGACAAGGCACAAGCGCGCAACTCAAACATGGACACGGTCTAGACTACTATGTAAGGTTGTTTCCCCGGAAATTGTGTATACCAGATCCATATATAAAAACATTATGACCCAGTTAAATGAAAAAGTAGTCATTGGCGTCGTCTGTAAAAAAAACCTAGCACAAGAATTTGTATACGGAGTAAACACAAAGACAATGAAGACGATGAACGTACCATATTTGGGTCCAGATAAGACGCGGAGTTTTAAAGAAGAGTGGAAGTCGTAAATGGAGTACTTGAATCCAGGGAATTGGGTCTGCAAGCTGTTGGCATGAGCAACAAAGGCATGATTGTGCATCCTCGCTAAATCTTGAGGCTCTTTTTTGCAGGTGCCCCTATATCCCAACATGTACTTCATTGATGGCATGCATCCCAGTGGTCCGATGTTCTGGAACGCAAATTTCCTTCCTCCTACGTCGTATATTCTCTGATTCATTCATATACGTAAAGTAACTGAGTTAAACTATCTAATAAGTTTCGGTAAAAATAAGTCATACAGATCACAGATGTATACAATCTTATCGACTTATCATGTATTCGTAGCATGGAATTATGGAAACTATTTCCGAATAACCAAAATTGGAAATTGGACTGGCAACGGCATAATGCATAATACTCAATCCGGTTTGTTTATACTCCGTATGTCATTATTTCAACCAAGAGATATTGCATGAAGCTATAGATGCAAACATTCATGATTCATGACTTCATCAATGTGATCAATACTTGAGCAAACTAACTTGCCTAGTACACAGTACTATACTACAAAGTGCTATAATATCTAGATGTAAATGACCGACACACCTTCAACTTTGCCAGCTTGTTCCTATTGCACCTGTCTACATCTAAATTACCAAACCTTCACCTGTTTTTCTTATTCTAATAATTACCAAACCTTTTACTTACCCTTTTCAGTTTTCACTCTCATACTACTGAAAGGATATCACTTATCAGGGGATGATAGAGTGATAGATGATAGAGTGGTAAATTTCATAGTCGTCATTTCTTATTTacgcagtggcggagccaggatttgaacttcGGGGGCGAACAACTAATTTCATAAGGTACACTCGAAAAAgtttcgaaaaatttaactaaaaacttcgaaaatttcatcTGCAGAGGCGGTGGGGACGACCGCTCCTGCTAGCCCCCTAGCTCCACCAGTGTATTTACACCTCACAAAAGAGAAGAAATTCCGATACCCAATAGAAAATTGGACTGAAACTCGATACTACCCGGTTACACGAACTCAATTCCGTTTCTTTTGTTTTCAGAAACTCGATAACACCAAAAGGTAGAAGTAGAAATTTACCTTAAGATGAATGGTAATATTGCCAAGAATTTGGTCCATGAAATCTTTCTTCATAGAAGAAGAGATTGTCTTCTTGAGATTATTCTGGAAAAGGGTAACATAGTCATTTCCAGCAATGTTGAATAAATACACTGCTTTTGACAGCAGCCTACTAGTCTCTTCTTCACCAACTTGCTCCTTTAATTTAGGGATTATTTTCATGAAGTAGTCTATCTGCATCTTCAAATTGATCTGTACAATAACCACCACCAACATACCAAAATTATTACTCCCTAAAATAAATTTCAATTATCAATGTAAAACATGATCCTCTTATCCGTTTCAATAAGCTAACGGGGTTTGAATGCAGGTCGGGAGTATCATCTCTCATAACTTTACCAACTAAGCTGCCCTAATAAGACCTCCTTCATTTGGACGGAAATTTTCTCAACTTAACTTATACTCGTATTACTCGAACTGAACTAAATTTAAATTACTCGAACTAAACTGAAGTGGTAGAGTCATAGAGTAGAAATgaaatgaactgaactgaaattaaaTCCAACAGAACAAGGCCTAATACCGTCATGAAATTCCGAGCACAAAAACTCAAATAAGACCGTGTCGTGGAATTCTAAtcccgaacaataataataaatggaCTATTATTTTGTTACCTACCAAACTATACTCATTTTGTAATTAAATTTCTTTCAATTTTGTGTAACATCAAAGAAAAATCAAGAAAAGTCAACTAAAAACCTTGAACCACTAgtcgatttaaaaaaaaaatctaacaACTACCACTATCAAATTAAGCTGATTATGACAaatcattaattaattaattattaattaatatctGAATTCTTAAAAACTAATCAATCAAAATGTTCATCTGAAAACAACCCAATCTTAATTATTGTAAGATCTAAACTAAATCATTCATAGATCACCATTCTAAGCAAAACCCATGAGCTGTATTTTaaccaaagataaacaaatgattgagacggaaaaaGTATAAAAAAAACATACAGTTTCAGGACGAAGTTCAACAAGAACACAAGCACCAGCAGAAGCAAAATTAATCCCAAATCTGTAATCCTCAACTCCGGGCTTCAAATACGGTTCCGGAAACGGTAAACCCGCATAATGAGCTGCATATTAATATCATATGTCACAATCCACTACTTTtgattaaacaaatgattgagacggaacgAGTAATACGATGTCGAAAGAAAGTACCTAAGAAGTCGGGTATGACCCGACCGTCAGTGAACCGGCCAACGGGTTTTTGAAAGTGGGTTTCGCCGTACGGCCAGTACTCAGCGCCGGCACCCGGAATGCCGTTGTAGAAGGTCATACCGCCGTCATAGAGTGAGTCGCCGAAAACGAATAGTGGGGCCTGCTTACCGGAATTTacggtggcggtggcggtggcggtgaCGGTGGCGGAGATTGTTGTGAGTAGTAGAATGGTGATTAGTGAGGAAAGTGAAGATTTAGTTGCCATGGGAaaggaggaggatgaagatgagttattgtttttaaaatttggTGATTTAATGGAGTTTTGTGGAGTTGAGGCCTTGAGAGTTGAGGGGGATTACTGGCTGTGTCGTCAACTTTTTTTACTTGTCTTTTTTGGCAGCTAAGTTTATTATCCGAGCGCAAATTCTGTTTTAGACTATTCATTTTCGTTGTAAATAATAAGACGTGATTTTGTGACTAATTTAAGatcaaatataattttatttttatttttattttattttttgtattttttggtgacgagggaaCCGCATTCGCTAACTTCGGTGCGTACTGGGTAAATCCTTGGATGCACGTGATAGCCTACAAACCACGTATATCAGGTAAGTCACCCGAGGGTAACAAGCTCGAAGTCTATTAGGCATAGACTCAGGCCAAAAATGCTCCACAATATTTTGCTCTTGGGAAGACTTGAACCTGAATCTCATGCTAATTTCATCTaagttttaaccactagactTCACCCTTGTGGGGAATAAATAGTAAAAAtagtataaaaataataattacaattgtCCGGTTACaactttattgttttttttttcaaaagcgGTAGTATTTAACTGTAAAATGCTCTTAAAATctcgtcttattatttcagacaGAAATTGTCCTTCGGAAAGAGAGAGGTGGGTTAGAGATAGTAATTACGAAGTATTACTAATTAGATTATAGTAATTATTGCGTAAGATGGTTTTATATTTTGAAACGATTTTATATTGGAAAGTTAACTCATTTATTACTAATAAATGTAATTCTTTTATTTAAATAGATCGTCACACACCAGACCATTATGTTGTGAGACCGTTTTACAGTATAATTTGTAAATTAGAGAAGGGTGATTGTGGATCCAGCAAATTCAACACCTAAACCACTCCTAAACTCCCAATCTCCGAAAGCCCTAGGTATCTAATCCCTCCtactttttttgttctttttcatttggTTTTTGCGGTCTTTATAACGGTACCTTTCTAGTGGTGATCAAATGTCCTAATTTCAATAATTTAACCCGGCTCAACCCGACTTTTCCCGGGTTGTAGGATCACATTCAGGCCCGGAAAAGCTCATAGTCCGGCTCATTTAAAGCCTGTTGTGCTAAAAATATCACTCTCTTTTTGAGGATATTTGTAAAAAAACTATCTAAatgtcttattttttttttggtctatCGCTAGATCAACTTCCAATTTAGATTCTCTCCATTTCTTCTTCTCTCCATTTTCTTCCATTTCCTTTTAACGGTCCGGATTATACTTTACTACGATCTAATGGTGCAAGTGATAGATGAGATAAATGTGGAATACTAATATAATGTgggattgtgagaggaaatggacaaGAAATAGAGAGGATCCTTGCTCATCAACTTCCTACACTAAAGAGTCCGATGAGATTTTGtcatgttttcgacataaaccatCTCACataccttttctcttcttttagTCTTACCTATAGCTGTTTTCGGGAAGTTAAGAAGTACTTAAACTTAACTTTAATAGATGTTTGTAGTCATTATTGAAATATTTAAACATAATTTGCTTGTCTGAAATTAACAGAATGATGATAATGATTATTAATATTCATGATAAATTCGCAACCAAGCTAACCTCACGTGAAATGACCTACCAAATTCAATAACTATTCTTTCTTATTTAAGATAAATTAACGGTATAAGATGGTTGTTATTCTATAATCTATGAACAAAATTTACCATTTCTCTACTTTTAAAACCAttcttttcattatttttttGTTTGCCATTCTTATAAAACATTTTACGTGTgcaattaataaaattaaatccTTCAAAGCAGTTTGGCAACAGCATATTCTTCCTTTTGCAAGTCTGCAATACAAATATTTTTCTTTTAGCGAAAATGAGAGTATTTACTGTTGATAATAATAAGTAGTTTCCTACCGTGGGTGTCCTTACGAAGAGGTAAATTCGTTATCTTTTGAAAAGCATTTCAGCCTGGATTTGGTACGCACAGGGAATAATACTACATGAGTGTTAATTATCGTCATCAAACACAGCATTAAGTAAGATGCCGTTAATAGAAAAAAGAATAGGAATAATGCTTTTAGTAGGGACGAAAAATGATGATGCTTGTTGATCTAAATTGTTaaggataaaaacgataaagGAAATGGACCAGTCAGTAAAAGAAAATATCATACTACATGTTTGTAAAGTTGGCCGTAGGTCCCTAATATTTTAATGCACATGCAAAAAGAAAATAATATCAACGGTTTAATTGCCGACATTCAAGAAATGTTTGCTATTCAACACCAAAAGAAGGTAAAATTTATCGTACAATATAATGTCACATAACTAACTTTTCACAAATTATTTCTCATGACGGACACAATCCGTTAGAGCATCTCTAACGGTCAGCTACAATGCATTGTAGCTTGGTTTGTCatatcgatttttaaagctactccgctttcCAGCAACGTACCGCTTTAATGGCAAACTACAATATATGTAGCTTGTATGAGGCCCACATACTTGTTTTCA
It includes:
- the LOC141591738 gene encoding GDSL esterase/lipase 2-like — its product is MATKSSLSSLITILLLTTISATVTATATATVNSGKQAPLFVFGDSLYDGGMTFYNGIPGAGAEYWPYGETHFQKPVGRFTDGRVIPDFLAHYAGLPFPEPYLKPGVEDYRFGINFASAGACVLVELRPETINLKMQIDYFMKIIPKLKEQVGEEETSRLLSKAVYLFNIAGNDYVTLFQNNLKKTISSSMKKDFMDQILGNITIHLKRIYDVGGRKFAFQNIGPLGCMPSMKYMLGYRGTCKKEPQDLARMHNHAFVAHANSLQTQFPGFKYSIYDFHSSLKLRVLSGPKYGFKETQTGCCGSGRYHGDFTCQKKDKSFSVCSNPNDYLWFDAAHTTDKANQQFSKEFWAGSSDVVTPVNLQTLFAM